DNA from Miscanthus floridulus cultivar M001 unplaced genomic scaffold, ASM1932011v1 fs_459_1_2, whole genome shotgun sequence:
ctttgccgagtgcccggcactcggcaaaggcagattTGCCGAcggcatttctttgccgagtgtcgctgggtctggctctcggcaaagactgcctttgccgagtgcccgatgaaatgcgctcggcaaactattttgcactcggcaaagtagttCTCTCTGGTAGCATAAGGGAAGTTTCATTAAACAATTTAGAATTCTCCAAGCCTTTGATATTCTCAGCAGCATACTCCTTGGACAGCATAGTTGCTTCAAATTTTGGATCTATCAgcggccatctcctctgcagttTATAACGTGCTGGTGTTTTGGCTAGTAGCCTGTCAGTTGCTGAAAAAAACGGCCTCAATGTAGGTCAATGTTAAAAGAGCCGGTTCCATGTCCAATTAATGTGATTGATCAGACAAGATATAATCAGCTACTACTttcgtttttcaaaaaaatcaCTGTAGTCACACTGCTTGGTTTTGCTACCACCATCACATTTCTTGCTTCCATACAGTAAACTAGCCAAAAAACACACGCTACAATGACCACACAATGGACAAATATAAACCATCGCTCTACCATGAATAACAGTAACACGAAGCAAACACGAAGTCTAACACTGGTCCAATATCCAATGTAGAAGCAAACACGAAGTCTAACACTGGTCCAATCCAATGTAGAAGCAAACACGAAGTCTAACACTGGTCCAATCCAATGTAGAAGCAAACACGAAGTCTAACACTGGTCCAACCCAATGTAGAAGCAAACACGAAGTCTAACACTGGTCCAATCTAATGTAGGCGCGGCAACGCCGCGCCCCTCTTTCTTGTCAgtaacgaaaccatagaatctggAACAGTTCAAACTCGATCTGGCGGGAGGAATCGACCGCAATGGCGCAATATACACACGTACGAACACGATACGACCATATTACAGTAGCTGAATTCCAGTGCTGCGCATGCATGTGTAGCATAGCATCTAGAGCTCTCCGAGCCTCTTGGCGCACTCGACGCTGCAGTCCAGCGTCTCCTCCACTCCGTACTTGAACCTGAACCCCAAGTCCTCCAGCTTGCTGGTGTTGGGCACAATCCTGACCCCTTCCCCAGTCACCCTATATAGCAAGATCACCAGTCACCAACCACACAAGCAGGTCAAGCAGCAATCACCAGAGCTAGCTAATAACGAGCGTTAACAGCAACTGAGACCGAGAGCATGCCACAACGTACTCCGTCAGCCGTATCTTGAGGTCAGGGTGCTTGGCGGAGAAGTGGTCGACGATGTCCCGCATGTTGGGGTGCCCTGCGGCGCAGAGGAAGCGGCCGGCCATGGACGCCTGCTCCATGCAGAAGACGTGCGCCTCGCAGACGTCCTCTATATGCGCCAGCGGCACGGAGCCCAGCAGCGCCTGCAGGAACAGGAGGGCGTTGTGGTAGATCGCCTGCCCCGTCAGCGGCGCCACGATCACGGGGATGCTGCTCCACAGGTACGTCTGGATGGTGTCGCCGCCGACGAGCGCGCACGCCAGGGTGACCACCTCCAGCGGCCGGGCCTGATCCTTGGAGGACTCGTCGTTGTAGCTCAGCAGCTCCTTCTCCGACAGCGACTTGGACCACACGTAATCCTGCGTTCGTGCACGCATGTTTCAGCTCAGTTCATCATCGATATGCATGATGAGCTAGCAGTAGCATTGCTGTATATGTACGTCCAGGTGAGCGTTGCTGAATTCGTAGGAGAGGTTGAGCGGCGTCCAGTTGGATTCGTTGGCGAAGTCCTTGTACCCGCTGCCGTCCTCCTTGAGCGGCGAGGCGGCCGTGACCGAGGCCGTTTGGATGACGCGCTTCACCGTGCCGGACCGCTCGCACTGCCGGAGGATGATGCGCACCGCGTCCACTACCGCCTCCGTCGTGTTCTTGTACTGCAGGAAAACCATGAGTGGATCGGTTTCTTTTTAGGGAGTATAGTCTAGCACGAGAGAGCCGTCTTTGATATGACACTGACGGCTGATATCCCAAACCGTCACTGATGTTGTTTTAAAAAAAGACGGGCTACAACAGAAACTCTCTCAATTACTAGCCGTCTCTGATATGCATTTTTAGATCAGATGGGTAATAAAGAACGCATCTCAGAATCATAAACCGTCTCTGATCTAATTTACAGTACAGACAGGCGTCGACAACACGTGTCGCTAAAACATTAGAGACGGCTTACGTGAAGACGGGTCTCCAATATTGTGTTATCACAGACGAGTATTCAGATGTGGGGCTGTGGACTAATATTTTAGAGACGGTTCTTTACATCACCCGTCTGTAGTCGTTTTTTTGTGATGGTTGCAAACGACCGTCTCTAGTGGACGTGTCTCTGTTGTTGTTTGCTCACGTAGTGAGACCAGAGCAGCAGGGTGGCCATCTCTTACTAGAAATAGATTTTCAGATGAGCCATATATTTATATGGGTCTGAaacgttttttaaaaaaaagaaaggcACAAACCCGTTAGACAAAACCACAAACCCGATAAAATTTGATTCGTGTTGGCACGAAGATAATTAACGATATATAAAAGTAACAATTTACTTGTAATAATTGTTGGTCAAATAAGAGTGTTGCATGAAATCATTTTAAAATTCAGCTACTTGAAATATAATTTTTAAGTAGTGCATAGACACATGATGCTTGTTTGAGTTATAAGTGTTACCATTTTTCCTATATTTTACGCATATTTGGAATAGTTTAGTTTCGGATAAACTCGGAGGTTTCTATTTTGGGACGAGAGGAGTACATCCATCCCGGTCGCTTTCTATGTATCTATAGACAAGTACGAAGCTAGGAAGGGAGTGCAATTTGGTCATTTAAAATAATCTTCTCTTGCCTATTGACTTTGGATACAGAAGCGGCCAAACTCGTATATGACAAAAATAATTGTACTTCGCCAAAAGAAAAGGCCCAATAATTTTAATATAGAAACGCCCTGCAAACAAAATTTTCGTTCTTGATTTCTGTGTAGGCACGCAAGAAGAATCCAACAAACAAACTAGTGTAAGCTGAAGGTGCATGCATGGAATCCAACACAACGATCTATCGATGCCCACAGTCGTCTACTGTAATGGGGATAGGTTGAGGCGGCTGACGTAAATTATTAGGGATCGTGGAAGCTGCCAACTCAACATAGaggccccgtttggccgggctcccgcgGGCTTCGGCTCGTGCACTGTAGCCGGGTGTCGGCCGCCCACGGGCCGATAGGTGCCTACAGGAGTCGGAGCCGCGAAgccagaaaaacgagcttctctggctccggtggtgtcagtgagagagaaaaggaggagagaaaaacggctccggTGAACAGTAGCCGGATGTCGGCCGCCCAGGAGCCGACAagcgggagccggagccgccggagcccggccaaacggggccATAGTCTATTCCGAAATGGAACCGGCCAGCCCATGATGCACTGAGATCCGTCATCCGCGGAGGTCTCGGGCTCTCGGTCTCGGCCTCGGGGGAAGAGGAAAATGAATAATGGATCTAAGCATTGTCGTTTCGTCTGTAGGGAAAGGAATCCGGTGTGAACCATCCTCACCAGGACGCCGTATTATCTTATAGACGTAGGCACGGTAAATCAGAGCCGCAGCAGCAGAGAGAGCGCAAGGCTTAGAGTGATCGTTGACGCTAGCTAGCTGCCtgccccggcggcggcggtgggaggggagcgtagcatgttcggttggctggttcgtatcgttgctgattcgtgaagaagtactgctggttgatttgtgtaagagaaaaatattgttccgactgaaaatttacgatcgtttatgaaagccacagccaaacgaacatacCTTGGTGCTGGTGAGGTCGTGCGCCAAGGGCGTGGCGACGAGGAAGACGAAGTGGCAGCCGGCGATGGCGGGCTCGAAGGTGTCGGCGTCATACATGTCCGCCTCGAACAGCCGCAGCCGCTCCGCCGCGCCAGGGAGCGCCCGGAGCAGCCCCGTCTTCTTCTCGTCCGCTGCACGTCAGCGGCGCCCATGGTCAGATGATATGGCCATATGAGCGAGATACCGGGTTCGTAGAGTTCGGAGGCGCGTGGATAGGATAGGATACCGAGGCTCCGCAGGGTGGCGTGGACGACGCAGCCTCTGCCGAGGAGCTTCCTGACGAGCCAGCTCCCGAGGTAGCCGCTGCCGCCGGTGACGCACACCACCGTGTCCGCCGTGAAGCCGCCCATCCTCCTAGCTCTTCCcttccttccttctcctcctGAAACCACGTCTCGACCTCGCACTGTGCGTGTGTATGTGCAGGTGTGCCGTAGTATGCAGTACCGGCCCCTTGCTGTGCAAGCTCGGCCGCATTTATACAAAACAGCGAAGCCGCGTGAGGAATCGAGACGAGAACAAGTTTGTACGTCCCGGCCCGGCCAGTCGCTTTCTTAGCTTTCTGTCTAtattataaatataaataaataaatagccATCGAAAAGCACGAACGAAAATGGAGGCAACAATATGCAACTATGCGACAATAAAATATTGTAGGTCGTGGAAAGAAAAATGGCGAGGAAATGGAGGCGGAACCCAATCCAACAATATGCAACACAGTCGGCCGGAGAAACGGGCCTAGATTTGGTCAATTTGGAGAACCAAAGCGCGCCGGCCGCCGGCTGGCGTACATGCCTGTCGGTACGCCAGCGGGCCGTCGCCCAGCCATGAGTCATGACAGAACGAGGTGACAGAGGAGCTCTGGAAGACCTCTTCTCCTCCTCAGGTTCCGAAAGCCGCTGCCCGTACCATGATTCCGCTATGCTGCTGGGAGATTTGGAAGTGGTATTCCGGGGACTCCAACCAGACCACGGCAGATTAGTTGTAGCTAGGCTCTGGTCCTGCCGTATACCGAAGAAGTCAGACGCTTTACTTAGGAGTTGTCATAGTATTCTACCCATGTAACCTCTCTCTCCCCCACCATCCTGAATCGTGCAATCTGGCGGCATTTTTACCCCCCACCAACCGGTTTTATTCCCCCAGACATCAGTGGAAATGAAATTCAGGTGAGGATCTCTTTGATCCTCCCGGTGTTGACCTAAAAAAACGTACCACGCGAACCAAGATCAGGGACCGCTCGTCGGCACACGGACGATATACTCCGTACATAGATGTCATAGAGACATCGTGACGAGCTAGTGCAGAAGGAGACTTGTTCCGATGCAATTCTAACGACAGGTGAGCGTCAAAAAGGAGCTAGCTAGGTAGGATTACTCTAGCTAGTCTAGCGAATAAGGCCATCGTGAAGAGATAAGCCTGTAATAAGCTTAGCTACTGGAAAGTGCCCAACTGTGCATGCCGTATCCGGGCGCGGTATACTGCGCACAATGGAGAATGACATGATGATAGTTGGTACCTGAAATTCAGTGAGTGAGCGAGACGTTTTGCATTTCCAACGAGATTCGGGCGATCGACCGATCGATCTGCAGATTCAGTTGGCAGTGACGGGGTTTTACTTTGGGCGTGCCGCCATGCATATTTTTGTCAGTAAATAGATCGCAGCACTGGCTGGCCAAGCTACCAACTAGCTACGCGAGACGTGGGGCGTGTTCTTTTCTCTGGTCCCGGGACCGGAGACTAAAACAGAAACTAGTGAAGGAACTAAACATCATTAACACACCTGAACAATGTCCAAAGAGCCCCTAATCAATGCGTCCATCTCTGCTCACTCCCGCGCTGGCTACTCCCGCGCTGGTGCGTCGCTCACTGGCCACGCTGCTGGCCAGGTTAAAAATCaccaaatttcattttattcaaaACAGTGTTCATGCAGTTTTACAATCTTCATTATTACAAATCATCAAAACTACCTCCTAGCATACAAACCATCAGCTATCCAATCCCGAAACCGATTCATACTTTGATCTTCATCGCCATGAGTAGTACTAGCTCCATTACCTTGACTAGACGATGGTTCTTCCAGTGGATTGTAGTTTTCACCTTCATCACACCTCTCAAAGTCCCTATCCTTTTTATCATTCTCTCTTACGAAATTATGAAGGGCCATGCACGCGAGAATTATTTTGCTTTGGCATTGGATAACTCGGTAAGTCTAACAAAATTCTCCACttcatcttcaagactccaaATGACCGCTCGATGACATTTCGAAGTGAAGAATGTGCATAATTGTAGAGCTCTTTTCTACTTCTTGGGGCGGGTCCTTGTTGATACTCCCTGACATGATACTTTGTACCCTTGAAGGGTGCAAGATATCTCGGTCGGTTTGGGTAACCCGAGTCGACAAGATAGAACTTCCCTATACAGTTGCAATTTCTTGTAAGCCAATTGCAAAGTAAGACCATCTAGACGAAACAAGAGATGATATGACAAATCAATACCTTTAGGTGGATGTGGAAACCTATCGCCATACTTGTCAATTGCATCTTTGAATACCCGCATATCATGAACCGATCCAGGCCATCCCGCAACAGCAAATGTGAATCTCATATCAAAATCACAAAGGGCCAACACATTCTGACTAGTGTACCCATGCCTTCCCATATGAGGTACTACCTGATTTGTTGGCACCACTACCTTCACATGTGTTCCATCTAGTGCTCCAATGCACTTATCAAAGAAAGAAGCAAACCTAGGGGACTGCAACCTCTCATGCACAGCTCTAAATCCAGAGTCTTTTGGCCTAATTATATCAGCTGCTAGTTTGCACAAACAAGCCAACACCTTATCAAACTTCCTACTAACTGTGCATAATGAACGTGTGAACCGGTTGTCAGCTTACCTATCTGATTGTTGTGATGCACACATCCACGAGAACATCCCTAAAGCTTCAATTGATGTCATCTTACATGTGGACTTCAATCCATATGAACTCTAGAGCACACCATAAAGCTTGTCAAAGCACTGTTTCCTCATCCTAAACATTCTGTAGTATTGTGTCCTATGGTCTAAGGTTCTTGTGACCCATTGGTAACCAGATTCTGCCGCCACTCTACGTTCAGTTCTGTTCATGTGAAGCTCATGATGATACATACCTAGAGTGCAAGCAGCAACGAGCAGTTGTCGCCTCCTCTTTTGGGCTCTCATATAATACTCCACCGCTGCATCCTCCTCGTCAGAATCAGCTGAAGATGAatcatcacttgatgaagatgaatCATTGCTGTCCTATGAATCATCCTTAGAACCATGTTCGCCATTACCATCATCAACCTGAACACACCAATGAAAACCGAATCAATCACTGACAAACAGCAACCACACAGCAATCACAATTCAATCACACAGCAATCACAAATCATCACAAAGCAATCAAACATCATCACAAGCCAAATCATTCAACTGAAATACATAGGTTCATCATAAATACATAAGTTCAACACAAATGTATAGGTTCAACTACATGCTTAAGTTCATCACACATACAGAAACACCAATACTTAAATGGACTTGCCTCCTATGGCTCCTcatattatatgtatatatatgtatatgtatatatatatatatatatatatatatatatatatatatatatatatatatatatatatatatatatatatatatatggacaatATATACTAGTATACTAGGCCTCTCTTAACTTGATCAAACCACCGGACATCATGCGGGCAAAATGAAAAACTTCCAGGCTCCGCCCCTGCAAATGAATTAGACTATCGCTCTGTTCGTTTGattgtttctgtggcttataagccgactgatgcagttttattgtgagaaaaaaatactgt
Protein-coding regions in this window:
- the LOC136531852 gene encoding NADPH HC-toxin reductase 1-like, translated to MGGFTADTVVCVTGGSGYLGSWLVRKLLGRGCVVHATLRSLADEKKTGLLRALPGAAERLRLFEADMYDADTFEPAIAGCHFVFLVATPLAHDLTSTKYKNTTEAVVDAVRIILRQCERSGTVKRVIQTASVTAASPLKEDGSGYKDFANESNWTPLNLSYEFSNAHLDDYVWSKSLSEKELLSYNDESSKDQARPLEVVTLACALVGGDTIQTYLWSSIPVIVAPLTGQAIYHNALLFLQALLGSVPLAHIEDVCEAHVFCMEQASMAGRFLCAAGHPNMRDIVDHFSAKHPDLKIRLTEVTGEGVRIVPNTSKLEDLGFRFKYGVEETLDCSVECAKRLGEL